In a genomic window of Cytobacillus sp. FSL H8-0458:
- the cwlD gene encoding N-acetylmuramoyl-L-alanine amidase CwlD, whose amino-acid sequence MKKKLKIGGFAIGLIVLFLILQYDFMDDDSWESWNLPLTGKIILLDPGHGGPDGGAGDEGALEKDIALEVSLKVRDYLQEQGALVLMTREDDRDLAPEGTRGYSRRKVEDLKKRLEMINTSNSDFYVSIHLNSIPSPRWSGAQTFYAPGIKENAKAAKFIQDELRRNLENTKRNSKPLNNVFILKYAKKPGVLVEVGFLSNPGERASLKTDEYQDKIAASIYNGIMRYYTNEKELTETWE is encoded by the coding sequence ATGAAGAAAAAATTAAAAATAGGCGGGTTTGCGATCGGGCTTATCGTCCTTTTTCTTATTTTACAATATGACTTTATGGATGATGATTCCTGGGAATCGTGGAATCTGCCTTTAACCGGGAAGATCATCTTGCTTGATCCCGGCCATGGCGGCCCGGATGGCGGGGCAGGTGACGAAGGGGCACTCGAGAAAGATATTGCACTGGAAGTATCATTAAAAGTAAGGGATTACCTCCAGGAGCAGGGAGCGCTTGTGCTCATGACGAGGGAGGACGATAGGGACCTCGCACCAGAGGGAACGAGGGGATACAGCCGGAGAAAAGTTGAAGACCTGAAGAAACGGCTTGAAATGATAAATACGTCAAATTCTGATTTTTATGTCAGCATCCATTTAAATTCCATTCCTTCTCCACGATGGAGCGGAGCGCAGACTTTCTATGCGCCTGGGATTAAGGAAAATGCCAAAGCCGCAAAATTCATACAGGATGAACTCCGTCGCAATCTGGAAAATACGAAGCGGAATTCCAAGCCTTTAAACAATGTATTCATTTTAAAATACGCCAAAAAGCCGGGTGTCTTAGTAGAAGTGGGATTCTTATCAAACCCGGGGGAACGGGCCAGCCTGAAAACGGATGAATATCAGGATAAAATCGCTGCCTCCATCTATAATGGAATTATGCGCTACTATACCAATGAAAAAGAATTGACCGAAACATGGGAATGA
- a CDS encoding YbaK family protein, with translation MTVITTFKEKKREKQIKYEKSVLREISIKVLKEKVQQFFGSSRFVSGLMMNAGIEEACYDVAIEAYLLGANYSRFGRYGESLDQVRNRCEKEHKHLVDTLYNFFLYWGHGSEAAMSESLYYMCEQYVNSWWSEGFNKGERRHKLRLH, from the coding sequence GTGACTGTCATAACGACGTTCAAAGAGAAAAAAAGAGAGAAGCAGATCAAATATGAAAAATCAGTCCTTAGGGAAATTTCGATAAAAGTCTTAAAAGAAAAAGTACAGCAGTTTTTTGGTTCTTCCAGATTTGTCTCCGGTCTGATGATGAATGCCGGAATTGAGGAGGCCTGCTATGATGTAGCGATTGAAGCCTATTTGCTGGGGGCCAACTATAGCCGTTTTGGGCGCTATGGCGAATCGCTGGATCAGGTCCGCAATAGATGTGAAAAAGAGCATAAGCATTTAGTGGATACCTTGTATAACTTTTTTCTTTATTGGGGCCATGGTTCGGAAGCGGCTATGAGTGAATCCCTTTATTATATGTGCGAGCAATATGTAAACAGCTGGTGGTCGGAAGGATTCAATAAAGGTGAGAGAAGGCATAAATTGCGTCTCCACTGA
- the rplM gene encoding 50S ribosomal protein L13 yields the protein MRTTFMANSNNIERKWYVIDAEGKTLGRLASEVASILRGKHKPTYTPHVDTGDHVILINASKIELTGKKLTDKIYYRHSMHPGGLKTRTALEMRTNYPERMLELAIKGMLPKNSLGRQMFKKLHVYAGSEHKHQAQQPEVYELRG from the coding sequence ATGCGTACAACGTTTATGGCGAATTCAAACAATATCGAACGTAAATGGTACGTGATTGATGCTGAAGGCAAAACTCTTGGTCGTCTTGCTAGTGAAGTAGCGTCAATCCTACGTGGTAAACATAAACCAACTTATACACCACATGTTGATACTGGTGATCATGTAATTCTTATCAACGCTTCAAAAATCGAACTTACTGGGAAAAAGCTTACTGACAAGATCTACTACCGTCACAGCATGCACCCAGGCGGTCTAAAAACAAGAACTGCTCTTGAAATGCGTACAAACTACCCTGAGAGAATGCTTGAGCTTGCTATTAAAGGCATGCTTCCAAAGAACTCTCTTGGCCGTCAAATGTTCAAGAAATTACACGTATATGCTGGTAGCGAACATAAGCACCAAGCACAACAACCTGAAGTTTACGAACTTCGTGGATAA
- the gerD gene encoding spore germination lipoprotein GerD codes for MKKKFRLLLPLALVFFISGCGQGESGAGQMDYEQTKKMVVDILKTDEGKKALEELMADEKMQQKMVMDQKVVSETIEKTLTSDKGTEFWKKSFDDPKFAESMAKSMQKENEQLLKDLMKDPEYRGMMIEVLKDPELEKEVTNVLKSKEYREHIQKVMTETFESPLFKAKIQDILLKAAAETKSGGEQGGQESGGQGGGQGEAQGGGGGGAQGGGA; via the coding sequence ATGAAGAAAAAATTTCGTTTGCTCCTTCCATTAGCGCTAGTGTTTTTCATATCAGGCTGCGGCCAAGGTGAATCGGGCGCCGGCCAAATGGATTATGAGCAAACTAAAAAAATGGTTGTTGATATATTAAAGACAGATGAAGGAAAAAAAGCACTCGAAGAATTGATGGCTGATGAAAAAATGCAGCAGAAGATGGTCATGGACCAAAAGGTAGTAAGCGAAACCATTGAAAAAACCTTAACTTCCGATAAAGGCACAGAGTTTTGGAAGAAGTCTTTTGACGATCCAAAGTTTGCCGAAAGCATGGCAAAAAGTATGCAAAAGGAAAATGAGCAGCTTTTAAAAGATCTTATGAAAGACCCTGAATACCGGGGAATGATGATAGAAGTATTAAAAGATCCCGAGCTTGAAAAAGAAGTTACAAATGTCCTTAAAAGCAAGGAATATCGGGAGCACATTCAGAAAGTAATGACTGAGACATTTGAAAGCCCGCTTTTTAAAGCCAAAATTCAGGACATCCTTCTGAAAGCAGCAGCGGAAACGAAAAGCGGCGGTGAGCAGGGCGGACAAGAAAGCGGGGGTCAAGGCGGCGGCCAGGGTGAAGCCCAGGGCGGTGGTGGCGGTGGCGCCCAGGGCGGCGGAGCATAA
- the truA gene encoding tRNA pseudouridine(38-40) synthase TruA, with translation MQRFKCIVTYDGTLFAGYQVQPGKRTVQGELERALKKIHKGEDIRVTASGRTDAGVHARGQVIHFDSPLNIPIEKWEIALNSLLPDDVAILGTETVPDDFHVRFDAKGKEYRYFVHRSSRRDPFKRHYACQYAYSLNTDAIRQAAAELIGTHDFTSFCSAKTEVEDKVRELQEIDVLEEGNMLIFRFRGTGFLYNMVRILTGTLLEVGSGERDSASMPSVLKEKNRSAAGKTAPPQGLYLWKVFY, from the coding sequence ATGCAAAGATTTAAATGTATTGTGACGTATGACGGCACTCTTTTTGCAGGCTATCAGGTGCAGCCTGGCAAGCGGACTGTGCAGGGAGAGCTGGAACGGGCCTTAAAGAAGATTCATAAAGGAGAAGACATCAGGGTGACTGCCTCAGGCAGAACCGATGCAGGTGTCCATGCAAGGGGCCAGGTAATTCATTTCGATTCCCCTTTGAACATTCCGATTGAAAAATGGGAAATCGCCCTTAATTCCCTTCTGCCGGATGATGTGGCCATCCTCGGGACGGAGACAGTGCCTGATGACTTTCATGTCCGTTTTGATGCGAAAGGGAAGGAATATCGGTACTTCGTGCACCGATCCTCCAGGAGAGACCCGTTTAAGCGCCACTATGCCTGCCAGTACGCCTATTCCTTAAACACGGATGCTATCAGACAAGCAGCAGCGGAATTAATAGGAACGCATGATTTTACAAGCTTCTGCTCAGCCAAGACGGAAGTGGAGGATAAAGTCAGGGAACTCCAGGAGATAGATGTGCTGGAAGAAGGGAATATGCTCATCTTCCGCTTTAGAGGCACAGGATTCTTATATAATATGGTCCGGATTCTGACAGGCACCCTTCTGGAAGTCGGCTCAGGGGAAAGAGATTCAGCCTCCATGCCATCTGTCCTTAAGGAAAAAAACAGGTCAGCCGCAGGAAAAACAGCTCCTCCCCAAGGGTTATATTTGTGGAAAGTTTTTTATTAA
- a CDS encoding glutamate-5-semialdehyde dehydrogenase has protein sequence MTASAVKINNVEEQAKKARKAAKTLSILTTEEKNEALRTVADALETGYESILAANMADLDNGREKGFEEAYMDRLSLSKERVYEFADGLRQVAELPDPIGDVMSGWTLDNGLKVEEVRVPLGVIGMIYEARPNVTADAAGLALKSGNAIVLKGGSSALNSNQAIVELIHEALEKTKIPKETVQFIATADREATKQLFTMKEHIDVLIPRGGASLIKAVVENATVPVLETGVGNCHIYVDKEADPEKAINILINAKTDRPAVCNAAETLIVHEAWLDQHKELLAEALKNHGITVHGDDSAAAALPDVVPAAYSDWANEYLSLDLAVKTVNSLEQAIDHIDQYGTRHSEAIITENGETAKKFMQLTDAAALYHNASTRFTDGGALGFGAEIGISTQKLHARGPMGLPALTTRKYLMSGNGQIR, from the coding sequence ATTACTGCATCAGCAGTAAAGATAAATAATGTAGAAGAACAGGCAAAAAAGGCAAGGAAGGCTGCAAAAACATTAAGTATTTTAACAACGGAAGAAAAGAACGAAGCACTCCGTACAGTTGCAGATGCTTTGGAAACCGGATATGAATCGATACTTGCAGCTAATATGGCCGATCTTGATAATGGCAGGGAAAAAGGATTCGAAGAGGCATATATGGATCGCCTGTCATTATCGAAGGAGCGGGTTTATGAATTTGCAGACGGCCTTCGCCAGGTAGCTGAACTTCCCGATCCGATTGGAGATGTTATGTCGGGCTGGACTTTGGATAATGGGCTGAAGGTGGAAGAGGTCCGTGTTCCGCTTGGTGTCATCGGCATGATTTATGAAGCAAGACCTAATGTAACTGCCGACGCGGCAGGTCTTGCGCTGAAATCTGGAAATGCCATAGTCTTAAAAGGCGGATCATCAGCACTGAATTCGAATCAGGCGATCGTCGAGCTTATTCATGAAGCTCTTGAAAAAACGAAGATACCTAAAGAAACTGTCCAATTCATTGCCACAGCAGACAGAGAAGCGACAAAGCAGCTGTTCACCATGAAAGAGCATATTGATGTCTTAATTCCGAGAGGCGGCGCATCCCTCATTAAAGCTGTGGTTGAGAATGCGACGGTGCCTGTACTCGAAACAGGAGTTGGAAACTGCCATATCTATGTTGATAAAGAGGCAGATCCGGAAAAAGCGATCAATATCCTGATTAATGCCAAAACCGACCGTCCCGCAGTCTGTAATGCGGCAGAAACGCTGATTGTTCATGAAGCATGGCTGGATCAGCATAAAGAATTGCTTGCAGAAGCTCTGAAGAATCACGGGATAACTGTACATGGTGATGACTCTGCAGCAGCTGCATTGCCTGATGTGGTACCCGCAGCTTATAGCGATTGGGCCAATGAATATTTAAGCCTGGACTTAGCTGTAAAAACCGTGAATAGTCTTGAACAGGCCATCGATCATATTGATCAATATGGCACTAGGCATTCAGAGGCGATTATCACCGAAAATGGGGAAACAGCCAAAAAGTTCATGCAGCTGACAGATGCTGCGGCGCTGTACCATAATGCTTCGACGAGATTCACGGATGGAGGCGCACTTGGCTTTGGAGCTGAAATCGGCATTTCCACACAGAAGCTCCACGCGAGAGGGCCGATGGGTCTGCCTGCATTAACAACCCGCAAATACCTAATGTCCGGAAATGGACAGATTCGATAA
- a CDS encoding energy-coupling factor transporter transmembrane component T family protein, translating into MMDKMIFGRYVPAESLIHRMDPRSKLVLIFLFVCIVFLANNLLTYGLLTVYTFLMIALSKVPIRFIYTGLKPVLLLVIFTLFLHLFLTKEGEVLFRFGWITIYEEGLRQGIFISLRFFLLILMTSILTLTTTPIEITDGLESLLNPLNKIKFPVHELALMMSISLRFIPTLMQETDKIMKAQTARGADFTSGPIKERVKAIIPLLIPLFVSSFKRAEELAVAMESRGYRGGEGRTKYRQLSWGLKDTAMLTMLAALALVLILLRT; encoded by the coding sequence ATGATGGACAAAATGATTTTTGGGCGCTATGTTCCGGCCGAGTCTCTCATCCATAGGATGGATCCCCGTTCAAAGCTTGTCCTTATTTTCTTATTTGTGTGCATAGTCTTTCTGGCAAATAATTTGCTGACATATGGATTACTGACGGTTTATACCTTTCTTATGATTGCTTTATCGAAGGTTCCGATCCGGTTTATCTATACAGGATTGAAGCCGGTCCTTCTGCTTGTTATTTTCACTTTATTCCTCCATTTGTTTTTGACAAAAGAGGGTGAAGTTCTCTTCCGGTTTGGATGGATTACGATCTATGAGGAAGGTTTGAGACAGGGGATTTTCATCTCATTGCGCTTCTTCTTGCTCATTCTGATGACTTCTATACTGACTTTGACGACGACTCCGATTGAAATTACGGATGGTCTGGAAAGTCTGCTCAATCCATTAAATAAAATCAAGTTTCCGGTGCACGAACTGGCTTTGATGATGTCGATTTCTCTCCGTTTCATTCCGACACTCATGCAGGAAACCGATAAAATCATGAAGGCCCAGACAGCCAGGGGAGCCGACTTTACAAGCGGGCCGATAAAAGAACGTGTTAAAGCCATTATACCTCTTTTAATTCCTTTGTTTGTCAGCTCGTTCAAGCGGGCTGAAGAGCTTGCTGTGGCGATGGAGTCACGCGGCTATAGAGGCGGGGAAGGCAGAACGAAATACAGGCAGCTTAGCTGGGGCCTGAAGGATACGGCAATGCTCACCATGCTTGCAGCCCTGGCTCTGGTGTTAATCCTGCTGAGAACGTAA
- the proB gene encoding glutamate 5-kinase → MLIKEKQIKRVVIKIGSSSLTSMHGEISRRKLEKFAEQIVELKDEGYEAAVVSSGAVAAGYRKLGCLDRPSSLPEKQAAASIGQGLLMESYSELFLSHGYVASQILITRSDFSDENRYGNMHNTMNVLLERGIIPIINENDTVTVDRLRFGDNDTLAAKVAGLIDADLLIILSDIDGLYDSNPNDNPHATLLERVHSITPEIEAAAGGSGSAVGTGGMKSKIQAVKIAMAAGIDSFLGKAGTENILMEAVENRARGTYFTPEPDAFNLDNEKQWIAFHSGPEGKVTINSHGIEAIVDQQENLYCADIQEVKGRFKDGAVVRILDEEGIEIGLGRINYSNEQLSGHTADEELEPAVAQEKFVCSRDFKLPALV, encoded by the coding sequence ATGTTGATTAAAGAAAAGCAGATAAAAAGAGTTGTTATTAAGATTGGAAGCAGCTCATTAACAAGCATGCACGGGGAGATCAGCCGCAGAAAGCTTGAAAAATTTGCTGAGCAAATTGTCGAGCTGAAGGATGAAGGCTATGAAGCAGCGGTTGTGTCATCAGGTGCTGTTGCAGCAGGATATAGGAAGCTTGGCTGCCTTGACCGGCCTTCTTCCCTTCCGGAAAAACAGGCTGCGGCTTCTATTGGCCAGGGGCTATTAATGGAATCTTACTCAGAACTCTTTTTATCTCATGGTTACGTAGCTTCACAAATCTTGATTACCAGAAGTGATTTCTCTGATGAAAATCGCTATGGCAATATGCATAACACCATGAATGTGCTGCTGGAGCGAGGCATCATCCCAATCATAAATGAAAATGATACGGTTACGGTCGACCGCTTGCGCTTCGGGGACAATGATACTCTGGCTGCAAAAGTGGCCGGTCTGATTGATGCAGATTTACTGATTATTTTATCTGACATTGACGGCCTCTATGACAGCAACCCGAATGATAATCCCCATGCGACTCTTCTGGAGAGGGTTCACAGCATTACACCTGAAATTGAAGCAGCTGCAGGAGGATCTGGCAGTGCTGTAGGAACAGGCGGCATGAAATCAAAAATCCAGGCAGTGAAAATTGCGATGGCTGCAGGGATTGACTCCTTTTTAGGAAAAGCAGGAACGGAAAATATTTTAATGGAAGCTGTGGAAAACAGAGCGAGAGGCACCTACTTCACGCCGGAGCCGGATGCATTTAATCTGGATAATGAGAAGCAGTGGATTGCGTTCCACTCAGGTCCTGAAGGAAAGGTGACCATCAATTCCCATGGGATAGAGGCTATTGTGGATCAGCAGGAAAATCTATACTGCGCTGATATTCAGGAAGTCAAAGGGCGATTTAAGGATGGAGCGGTCGTCCGCATTCTGGATGAAGAGGGAATAGAAATCGGCCTCGGCCGCATTAATTATTCAAACGAACAGTTAAGCGGCCATACAGCAGATGAAGAGCTTGAACCGGCCGTAGCTCAGGAAAAATTTGTATGCTCCCGCGACTTTAAGCTGCCGGCACTTGTTTAA
- a CDS encoding energy-coupling factor ABC transporter ATP-binding protein, with protein sequence MDISLQNVEYRYQVNTPFERLAIKDVSIDIPSGTFLAIIGHTGSGKSTVLQHLNALLRPTEGQVVIGERMITPEKKQKNLKEIRQRVGIVFQFPEHQLFEETVEKDICFGPMNFGVSEEEAKKRARAAIGQVGLPEEILSKSPFDLSGGQMRRVAIAGVLAMEPDVIVLDEPTAGLDPRGRKEIMDMFYSLHGTRGLSTVLVTHSMEDASRYADQIVIMHNGEVYKKGTPKEIFSSPEGLLKLGLDVPEVVRFQLKMEKSLNIRLSKTCLTMDELTDEIAAVMKRGTAT encoded by the coding sequence ATGGACATCTCACTCCAAAATGTAGAATACCGTTATCAGGTTAATACGCCATTTGAACGTCTCGCAATAAAGGATGTCTCCATCGATATTCCTTCTGGCACGTTTCTTGCGATCATAGGTCATACCGGATCAGGCAAGTCGACTGTCCTCCAGCATTTAAATGCCCTGCTTAGGCCGACAGAAGGCCAGGTGGTGATTGGAGAGCGGATGATCACCCCGGAAAAGAAACAAAAGAACCTGAAAGAAATCCGCCAAAGGGTCGGAATCGTATTTCAATTTCCCGAGCATCAGCTGTTTGAGGAAACGGTCGAGAAAGATATTTGCTTTGGCCCGATGAACTTCGGAGTATCAGAAGAGGAAGCCAAAAAAAGAGCCAGAGCAGCTATAGGACAGGTGGGCCTGCCGGAAGAAATTTTAAGCAAGTCCCCATTTGACCTGTCAGGCGGCCAAATGAGACGTGTAGCCATAGCTGGAGTGCTGGCAATGGAGCCTGATGTCATTGTCCTGGATGAGCCAACTGCAGGACTTGATCCGAGGGGCCGGAAGGAAATCATGGATATGTTCTACAGTCTTCATGGGACAAGGGGGCTATCGACGGTGCTTGTGACACATAGCATGGAGGATGCTTCCCGCTATGCTGATCAGATTGTCATCATGCACAACGGTGAAGTCTACAAAAAGGGAACTCCGAAAGAAATCTTTTCTTCTCCGGAAGGCTTGCTTAAGCTGGGCCTCGATGTTCCGGAGGTTGTCCGCTTTCAGCTGAAAATGGAGAAATCACTTAACATCCGTCTTTCTAAGACGTGTCTGACAATGGATGAGCTGACGGATGAGATTGCTGCTGTGATGAAAAGGGGGACAGCTACATGA
- the rpsI gene encoding 30S ribosomal protein S9, with translation MAQVQYIGTGRRKSSVARVRLVPGDGKIIINGREITEYIPFAALREVVKQPLVATETVNSYDILVNVNGGGYTGQAGAIRHGIARALLQADPEFRPTLKRAGLLTRDARMKERKKYGLKGARRAPQFSKR, from the coding sequence TTGGCACAGGTTCAATATATTGGTACTGGTCGTCGTAAGAGCTCCGTTGCACGTGTTCGTTTAGTTCCAGGCGACGGTAAAATCATCATCAATGGTCGTGAAATCACAGAATACATTCCTTTTGCAGCTTTACGTGAAGTTGTAAAACAGCCGCTTGTAGCTACTGAAACAGTTAACAGCTACGACATTCTTGTAAATGTAAACGGCGGTGGATACACTGGTCAAGCTGGCGCAATCCGCCACGGCATCGCTCGTGCATTGCTTCAAGCTGATCCTGAATTCCGTCCAACATTAAAGCGCGCAGGACTATTAACTCGTGACGCACGTATGAAAGAGCGTAAGAAATACGGTCTTAAAGGTGCTCGTCGTGCTCCTCAGTTCTCAAAGCGTTAA
- a CDS encoding KinB-signaling pathway activation protein: MTSRNWVKLFITTLLVGGITTGVVGFIVRWDEFAPIFTDFDFLEILSVLFWLIGVGLIFSIISQMGFFAYLTVHRFGLGIFKGLWNPIQIVLILFALFDLVYFRYKAFAGAGDSMLPYVGVAAFLLIVALVVAAIKTKQTNQHAFIPAVFFMVVVTAIEWVPVLRVNEESWLYLMLIPLLVCNTYQLLILHKLNEDSQKQRSHIAKKPSK, encoded by the coding sequence TTGACTAGCCGTAATTGGGTAAAGCTTTTTATAACAACTCTTTTAGTCGGAGGAATAACGACTGGAGTTGTCGGGTTCATTGTGCGCTGGGATGAATTTGCGCCTATTTTTACTGACTTCGATTTCCTGGAGATTCTGTCAGTATTGTTCTGGCTTATCGGTGTAGGATTAATCTTCAGTATTATTAGCCAAATGGGCTTTTTTGCTTATTTGACTGTACACCGCTTTGGATTGGGGATTTTCAAAGGATTATGGAATCCTATTCAGATTGTCCTTATTTTATTTGCATTATTTGACTTGGTTTATTTCCGCTATAAGGCTTTTGCTGGTGCGGGAGACAGCATGCTTCCGTATGTTGGCGTTGCAGCATTTCTTCTTATAGTCGCTCTTGTGGTCGCAGCAATTAAAACCAAACAGACCAACCAGCATGCCTTTATTCCTGCAGTCTTCTTCATGGTGGTCGTAACCGCCATTGAGTGGGTGCCTGTATTAAGGGTAAACGAAGAAAGCTGGCTATATCTTATGCTGATCCCGTTATTAGTCTGCAACACCTATCAGCTGCTTATTCTTCATAAGCTGAATGA
- the proC gene encoding pyrroline-5-carboxylate reductase, giving the protein MLANKTIAFLGAGSMAESMISGVITAEKMSPERVFVTNRSNADRLEEIHDQYGVSAIPQNELPFEEIDLFILAMKPKGAEDALRSIKDKIYPGQVILSVLAGITTEFMEEHLNPGQQVVRVMPNTSSMIQESATAVVAGKNTSMANVEMVKELLECMGEVYIIDEDQMDVFTGLAGSGPAYFYYLMENMERVGVQKGMDEETVRKIVAQTIFGAAKMVLEKEETPTSLREKVTSPNGTTASGLEALRKYNGGEAITQAVEHAAKRSKEISEELEGALVTS; this is encoded by the coding sequence ATGTTAGCCAATAAAACAATCGCATTTTTAGGAGCAGGGTCGATGGCGGAATCAATGATTTCTGGAGTCATTACAGCTGAAAAAATGTCACCCGAACGGGTTTTTGTAACGAATAGGAGCAATGCAGACAGACTGGAAGAGATTCATGATCAGTATGGGGTAAGTGCGATTCCTCAAAACGAGCTTCCATTTGAGGAAATCGATCTATTCATTTTAGCCATGAAGCCAAAAGGGGCAGAAGATGCCCTTCGTTCGATTAAAGACAAAATATATCCCGGCCAGGTGATTCTTTCCGTGTTGGCAGGCATTACAACAGAGTTCATGGAAGAGCATTTAAATCCGGGGCAGCAGGTAGTGCGTGTGATGCCGAATACTTCAAGCATGATTCAGGAATCTGCGACGGCTGTCGTGGCAGGAAAAAATACGAGCATGGCCAATGTGGAAATGGTTAAGGAGTTGCTGGAATGCATGGGGGAAGTGTATATCATCGATGAAGACCAGATGGATGTTTTTACAGGATTAGCCGGAAGCGGCCCTGCTTACTTCTATTATCTGATGGAGAATATGGAGCGGGTAGGGGTTCAAAAAGGGATGGATGAAGAGACTGTCCGCAAAATTGTTGCCCAGACGATATTTGGAGCAGCTAAGATGGTGCTTGAAAAGGAGGAAACGCCAACTTCTCTAAGAGAGAAAGTGACCTCTCCTAATGGCACGACCGCCTCAGGACTGGAAGCATTAAGGAAATACAACGGAGGCGAAGCTATCACGCAGGCAGTTGAGCATGCCGCCAAACGTTCGAAGGAGATCAGCGAAGAGTTGGAAGGCGCCCTTGTCACTTCCTAA
- a CDS encoding Mrp/NBP35 family ATP-binding protein, which translates to MLTEQKVREALSGLKEPFIHRTLGELNAIEEIKIKEEKNHVSVKIQVAKTGTAEQLQLQTEVVNLLKEAGAATVGIRFSELPDEVLSQYREAAAEEDKGLLSPGNKTEFIAIASGKGGVGKSTVSVNLAVSLARLGKKVGLIDADIYGFSVPDMMGITKRPVVRGERILPVERFGVKVISMGFFVEDNAPIIWRGPMLGKMLNSFFNEVEWGELDYLLLDLPPGTGDVALDVHTMLPSCKEIVVTTPHPTAAFVAARAGAMALRTEHEILGVIENMAYFESQLTGEREHVFGQGGGEKLADELRTEVLGQLPLQQPDWNEEDFAPSIYDKDHKLGQIYTEIARKVIQTIESK; encoded by the coding sequence ATGTTAACTGAACAGAAAGTCAGAGAAGCTTTAAGCGGCTTGAAGGAACCATTTATACATAGAACATTGGGCGAACTTAACGCCATTGAAGAAATTAAAATCAAGGAAGAAAAGAATCATGTCAGCGTTAAGATTCAAGTCGCCAAGACAGGTACAGCTGAACAGCTTCAGCTTCAGACGGAAGTCGTCAATCTTTTAAAAGAAGCAGGGGCGGCGACCGTCGGCATCCGCTTCAGCGAGCTTCCGGATGAAGTGCTTTCACAATATAGAGAGGCAGCGGCGGAAGAAGACAAAGGCCTGCTTTCTCCTGGTAATAAGACGGAATTCATTGCCATTGCCAGCGGAAAAGGCGGAGTCGGCAAATCCACCGTTTCGGTCAACCTGGCTGTATCCCTGGCAAGGCTGGGCAAAAAAGTTGGATTGATCGATGCTGATATCTATGGATTCAGCGTTCCGGATATGATGGGCATTACGAAGCGTCCCGTGGTCAGAGGAGAGCGAATTCTGCCGGTTGAACGTTTTGGCGTAAAAGTGATTTCAATGGGATTCTTTGTGGAAGATAATGCGCCGATTATCTGGAGAGGGCCGATGCTTGGCAAAATGCTGAACAGCTTCTTCAATGAAGTTGAGTGGGGTGAATTAGACTACCTTCTTCTTGATTTGCCTCCGGGAACAGGAGATGTTGCCCTGGATGTGCATACAATGCTTCCTTCCTGCAAGGAAATTGTTGTGACAACTCCGCATCCTACAGCCGCATTTGTTGCGGCCAGAGCTGGTGCAATGGCACTTCGCACAGAGCATGAAATCCTGGGTGTTATCGAGAACATGGCCTACTTTGAGAGTCAATTGACTGGAGAAAGAGAGCACGTATTTGGGCAGGGCGGCGGCGAGAAGCTTGCTGATGAACTGCGGACAGAAGTGCTGGGCCAGCTGCCTCTTCAGCAGCCTGATTGGAATGAAGAAGACTTCGCTCCGTCCATTTATGATAAAGACCATAAGCTCGGTCAAATCTATACGGAAATTGCCCGCAAAGTTATCCAAACAATTGAAAGCAAATAA